From one Mesoplodon densirostris isolate mMesDen1 chromosome 19, mMesDen1 primary haplotype, whole genome shotgun sequence genomic stretch:
- the TAF1C gene encoding TATA box-binding protein-associated factor RNA polymerase I subunit C isoform X5, whose product MDFPSSLPPSLFTTGPLGLSDVPDVSFMCSWRDALTLPESLPQGSENAAPHVAKGLLWEPGTPGPLPLLPPGPDPWDPGVTAQDLLFRGGYQFRRQPQAVLDVTEQLSRFLWDHGDIAFAPLGKLMLENFKLEGARSRSKKKTVVSVKRLLQDLGGHQPWGCPWAYLSHRQRRFSILGGPILSTSVASLLGELLHEELALRWEQLLLDAAFTGGALAWVPGRTPRAGQLVYPAGGALDRLYFQKVNLTPGSEPRVLGGPGHIRLRGPVRQVVTRTVQGEALLAVRSDYHCALWKVSKQGQPAPLQVWQVEKGATGISLSPHLPGELAICSRSGAICLWTPQDGLQQIYKDPETLVFRDPSPWRWADFTAHPRVLTVGDRTGVKMVDTQGPPGCGLLLFRGGAEASCQKGERVLLTQYLGECGPECLHSTLHLICTQFSLYLVDERLPLVPLLKWNHGLPSAPLLARLLPPPRTGLPRPLLLAGQGGELQLLHLAGEGASTPRLAGPPQSLPSRSDSLSAFPLLEPKSQWRLRERLTAPAIGLAAAIPPSAATPVLSLFQLSAAGDVFHQRLHLRADPGPDSPAPTAASWTPQATASCSQWLKALLEVPPAPPVWAAPTFSHRRLLGCFEPQKAEGKAPEGLRAAMAKGRLLQPRDLGLLPTEERAPAPEPGPEDELSERLEAAWEGQAAAWWERRRGSSSGPSKQPKRHKRRTQLSSTFSSLSGRLDLSDAASPPPSPERTLPEARPQPPVTPPSQESTQELWARGVPSERQQTLRDYMAELPLRGDAPGAASVLSSQASSVQATPSRQRAAVRSGSQPRWKKPRMGF is encoded by the exons ATGGACTTCCCCAGCTCCCTCCCGCCCTCGTTGTTCACGACTGGCCCCCTTGGCCTGAGCGACGTCCCTGACGTGTCCTTCATGTGCAGCTGGAGAGACGCGCTGACCCTGCCGGAGTCCCTGCCCCAAGGTTCTGAG AACGCGGCGCCGCACGTGGCCAAGGGCCTGCTCTGGGAGCCGGGCACCCCTGGGCCGCTACCCTTGCTGCCTCCTGGTCCCG ATCCCTGGGACCCTGGCGTGACTGCCCAGGATCTGCTTTTCCGGGGAGGTTACCAGTTCCGTAGACAGCCCCAAGCCGTGCTGGACGTTACTGAGCAG CTCAGCCGGTTCTTGTGGGATCATGGGGACATAGCCTTTGCACCCCTGGGGAAGCTGATGCTGGAGAATTTCAAACTGGAGGGAGCACGG AGCCGCTCTAAGAAGAAGACAGTGGTCAGTGTGAAGAGGCTACTCCAGGACCTCGGTGGACACCAGCCCTGGGG CTGTCCCTGGGCTTACCTCAGCCACCGCCAGCGCCGGTTCTCCATCCTTGGGGGCCCGATCCTCAGCACGTCGGTGGCGAGCCTCCTGGGGGAGCTGCTGCACGAGGAGCTGGCCCTGCGATGGGAGCAGCTGCTCCTGGACGCCGCCTTCACCGGGGGCGCGCTGGCCTGGGTGCCCGGCAGGACGCCCAGGGCTGGGCAGCTGGTCTACCCTGCAGGAGGTGCCCTGGACAGGCTGT ACTTCCAGAAGGTCAACCTGACCCCAGGCAGTGAGCCCCGAGTTCTCGGAGGCCCTGGCCATATCCGGCTCCGGGGACCTGTCCGGCAGGTGGTGACCCGCACTGTGCAGGGAGAAG CTCTGCTGGCCGTCCGCTCTGACTACCACTGTGCCCTGTGGAAGGTCAGTAAGCAGGGGCAGCCGGCCCCTCTCCAGGTGTGGCAGGTCGAGAAGGGGGCCACAGGGATCAGCCTCAG CCCTCACCTGCCTGGAGAGCTGGCCATCTGCAGCCGTTCCGGAGCCATCTGTCTGTGGACTCCCCAGGACGG GCTGCAGCAAATCTACAAGGACCCCGAGACCCTTGTGTTCCGGGACCCCTCTCCCTGGCGTTGGGCAGACTTCACCGCCCACCCTCGAGTGCTGACTGTGGGTGATCGCACCGGCGTGAAGATGGTGGACACTCAG GGCCCGCCGGGCTGTGGTCTGCTGCTTTTTCGTGGAGGGGCAGAAGCATCATGCCAGAAAGGGGAGCGGGTCCTGCTCACCCAGTACCTGGGGGAGTGCGGCCCCGAGTGTCTGCACTCCACGCTCCACCTCATCTGCACCCAG TTCTCGCTCTACCTGGTGGATGAGCGCCTCCCCTTGGTGCCCCTGCTGAAGTGGAACCACGGCCTCCCCTCCGCGCCCCTGCTGGCCCGGCTGCTACCCCCACCCCGCACAGGCCTCCCGCGGCCGCTGCTGCTGGCGGGCCAGGGTGGGGAGCTGCAGCTGCTGCACCTCGCAG GAGAGGGGGCCTCCACACCCCGGCTGGCAGGGCCCCCCCAGTCTCTCCCTTCCAGGAGCGActccctctctgccttccccCTGCTGGAGCCCAAGAGTCAGTGGCGGCTGCGGGAACGTCTGACAGCACCAGCCATAG GTCTGGCCGCCGCCATCCCACCCTCCGCTGCCACACCGGTGCTGTCGCTCTTCCAACTTTCGGCGGCTGGAGACGTCTTCCACCAGCGCCTCCACCTCCGGGCAGACCCCGGGCCTGATTCTCCTGCCCCCACGGCTGCTTCCTGGACCCCCCAGGCCACTGCCTCCTGCAGCCAGTGGCTGAAGGCCCTGCTGGAGGTGCCCCCGGCTCCCCCCGTGTGGGCCGCACCCACCTTCTCCCACCGCCGCCTGCTGGGCTGCTTTGAGCCCCAGAAGGCAGAGGGCAAAGCGCCAGAGGGTCTCCGCGCGGCCATGGCCAAAGGGCGTCTCCTGCAGCCGAGGGACCTGGGCTTGCTCCCCACAGAAGAGCGGGCCCCCGCCCCCGAGCCAGGCCCCGAGGACGAGCTCAGCGAGCGTTTAGAGGCAGCCTGGGAGGGCCAGGCGGCGGCCTGGTGGGAGAGGCGGCGGGGCAGCAGCTCGGGGCCCAGCAAACAGCCCAAGCGGCACAAGCGCCGGACTCAACTGTCCAGCACCTTCTCCTCACTCAGCGGCCGCTTAGACCTCTCAGACGCTGCCAGCCCCCCTCCCAGCCCAGAGCGGACACTCCCTGAGGCCAGGCCTCAGCCTCCAGTGACCCCGCCCTCCCAGGAGTCCACCCAGGAGCTGTGGGCCCGGGGCGTCCCCTCGGAGCGGCAGCAGACGCTCCGGGACTACATGGCTGAGCTGCCGCTCCGAGGGGACGCCCCGGGGGCTGCCTCTGTGCTTTCCTCCCAGGCTTCCAGTGTCCAGGCCACCCCCTCCCGGCAGCGGGCAGCCGTCCGCTCCGGCTCTCAGCCACGCTGGAAGAAGCCCCGCATGGGCTTCTGA
- the TAF1C gene encoding TATA box-binding protein-associated factor RNA polymerase I subunit C isoform X2, with translation MDFPSSLPPSLFTTGPLGLSDVPDVSFMCSWRDALTLPESLPQGSENAAPHVAKGLLWEPGTPGPLPLLPPGPDPWDPGVTAQDLLFRGGYQFRRQPQAVLDVTEQLSRFLWDHGDIAFAPLGKLMLENFKLEGARSRSKKKTVVSVKRLLQDLGGHQPWGCPWAYLSHRQRRFSILGGPILSTSVASLLGELLHEELALRWEQLLLDAAFTGGALAWVPGRTPRAGQLVYPAGGALDRLYFQKVNLTPGSEPRVLGGPGHIRLRGPVRQVVTRTVQGEGKAHRHLPRPLTDLLPDSDPDPLHPSALLAVRSDYHCALWKVSKQGQPAPLQVWQVEKGATGISLSPHLPGELAICSRSGAICLWTPQDGLQQIYKDPETLVFRDPSPWRWADFTAHPRVLTVGDRTGVKMVDTQGPPGCGLLLFRGGAEASCQKGERVLLTQYLGECGPECLHSTLHLICTQFSLYLVDERLPLVPLLKWNHGLPSAPLLARLLPPPRTGLPRPLLLAGQGGELQLLHLAGEGASTPRLAGPPQSLPSRSDSLSAFPLLEPKSQWRLRERLTAPAIGLAAAIPPSAATPVLSLFQLSAAGDVFHQRLHLRADPGPDSPAPTAASWTPQATASCSQWLKALLEVPPAPPVWAAPTFSHRRLLGCFEPQKAEGKAPEGLRAAMAKGRLLQPRDLGLLPTEERAPAPEPGPEDELSERLEAAWEGQAAAWWERRRGSSSGPSKQPKRHKRRTQLSSTFSSLSGRLDLSDAASPPPSPERTLPEARPQPPVTPPSQESTQELWARGVPSERQQTLRDYMAELPLRGDAPGAASVLSSQASSVQATPSRQRAAVRSGSQPRWKKPRMGF, from the exons ATGGACTTCCCCAGCTCCCTCCCGCCCTCGTTGTTCACGACTGGCCCCCTTGGCCTGAGCGACGTCCCTGACGTGTCCTTCATGTGCAGCTGGAGAGACGCGCTGACCCTGCCGGAGTCCCTGCCCCAAGGTTCTGAG AACGCGGCGCCGCACGTGGCCAAGGGCCTGCTCTGGGAGCCGGGCACCCCTGGGCCGCTACCCTTGCTGCCTCCTGGTCCCG ATCCCTGGGACCCTGGCGTGACTGCCCAGGATCTGCTTTTCCGGGGAGGTTACCAGTTCCGTAGACAGCCCCAAGCCGTGCTGGACGTTACTGAGCAG CTCAGCCGGTTCTTGTGGGATCATGGGGACATAGCCTTTGCACCCCTGGGGAAGCTGATGCTGGAGAATTTCAAACTGGAGGGAGCACGG AGCCGCTCTAAGAAGAAGACAGTGGTCAGTGTGAAGAGGCTACTCCAGGACCTCGGTGGACACCAGCCCTGGGG CTGTCCCTGGGCTTACCTCAGCCACCGCCAGCGCCGGTTCTCCATCCTTGGGGGCCCGATCCTCAGCACGTCGGTGGCGAGCCTCCTGGGGGAGCTGCTGCACGAGGAGCTGGCCCTGCGATGGGAGCAGCTGCTCCTGGACGCCGCCTTCACCGGGGGCGCGCTGGCCTGGGTGCCCGGCAGGACGCCCAGGGCTGGGCAGCTGGTCTACCCTGCAGGAGGTGCCCTGGACAGGCTGT ACTTCCAGAAGGTCAACCTGACCCCAGGCAGTGAGCCCCGAGTTCTCGGAGGCCCTGGCCATATCCGGCTCCGGGGACCTGTCCGGCAGGTGGTGACCCGCACTGTGCAGGGAGAAGGTAAGGCCCATAGACACCTCCCCCGTCCACTCACTGACCTGTTGCCTGACTCTGACCCTGACCCTCTCCATCCCTCAGCTCTGCTGGCCGTCCGCTCTGACTACCACTGTGCCCTGTGGAAGGTCAGTAAGCAGGGGCAGCCGGCCCCTCTCCAGGTGTGGCAGGTCGAGAAGGGGGCCACAGGGATCAGCCTCAG CCCTCACCTGCCTGGAGAGCTGGCCATCTGCAGCCGTTCCGGAGCCATCTGTCTGTGGACTCCCCAGGACGG GCTGCAGCAAATCTACAAGGACCCCGAGACCCTTGTGTTCCGGGACCCCTCTCCCTGGCGTTGGGCAGACTTCACCGCCCACCCTCGAGTGCTGACTGTGGGTGATCGCACCGGCGTGAAGATGGTGGACACTCAG GGCCCGCCGGGCTGTGGTCTGCTGCTTTTTCGTGGAGGGGCAGAAGCATCATGCCAGAAAGGGGAGCGGGTCCTGCTCACCCAGTACCTGGGGGAGTGCGGCCCCGAGTGTCTGCACTCCACGCTCCACCTCATCTGCACCCAG TTCTCGCTCTACCTGGTGGATGAGCGCCTCCCCTTGGTGCCCCTGCTGAAGTGGAACCACGGCCTCCCCTCCGCGCCCCTGCTGGCCCGGCTGCTACCCCCACCCCGCACAGGCCTCCCGCGGCCGCTGCTGCTGGCGGGCCAGGGTGGGGAGCTGCAGCTGCTGCACCTCGCAG GAGAGGGGGCCTCCACACCCCGGCTGGCAGGGCCCCCCCAGTCTCTCCCTTCCAGGAGCGActccctctctgccttccccCTGCTGGAGCCCAAGAGTCAGTGGCGGCTGCGGGAACGTCTGACAGCACCAGCCATAG GTCTGGCCGCCGCCATCCCACCCTCCGCTGCCACACCGGTGCTGTCGCTCTTCCAACTTTCGGCGGCTGGAGACGTCTTCCACCAGCGCCTCCACCTCCGGGCAGACCCCGGGCCTGATTCTCCTGCCCCCACGGCTGCTTCCTGGACCCCCCAGGCCACTGCCTCCTGCAGCCAGTGGCTGAAGGCCCTGCTGGAGGTGCCCCCGGCTCCCCCCGTGTGGGCCGCACCCACCTTCTCCCACCGCCGCCTGCTGGGCTGCTTTGAGCCCCAGAAGGCAGAGGGCAAAGCGCCAGAGGGTCTCCGCGCGGCCATGGCCAAAGGGCGTCTCCTGCAGCCGAGGGACCTGGGCTTGCTCCCCACAGAAGAGCGGGCCCCCGCCCCCGAGCCAGGCCCCGAGGACGAGCTCAGCGAGCGTTTAGAGGCAGCCTGGGAGGGCCAGGCGGCGGCCTGGTGGGAGAGGCGGCGGGGCAGCAGCTCGGGGCCCAGCAAACAGCCCAAGCGGCACAAGCGCCGGACTCAACTGTCCAGCACCTTCTCCTCACTCAGCGGCCGCTTAGACCTCTCAGACGCTGCCAGCCCCCCTCCCAGCCCAGAGCGGACACTCCCTGAGGCCAGGCCTCAGCCTCCAGTGACCCCGCCCTCCCAGGAGTCCACCCAGGAGCTGTGGGCCCGGGGCGTCCCCTCGGAGCGGCAGCAGACGCTCCGGGACTACATGGCTGAGCTGCCGCTCCGAGGGGACGCCCCGGGGGCTGCCTCTGTGCTTTCCTCCCAGGCTTCCAGTGTCCAGGCCACCCCCTCCCGGCAGCGGGCAGCCGTCCGCTCCGGCTCTCAGCCACGCTGGAAGAAGCCCCGCATGGGCTTCTGA